The Natrinema sp. DC36 genome includes the window GGTGAGCTCGCCTTCGTCCTCAAGGACCCACAGGACGAATTTTGCACTCGGGGGCAGACCGTCGATCTCGTCGTCGTGGTCGGTGAGTGTGCTCATGGTGTATCAATCTCCTCAGAGTCGATCGCGACGACACCGGTCGGATCGAGGATCTCCATGTCCAGGCGGACCGCGTCCGACCGGCAGATCAATGTCTCGCGGCCGTCGACCCGCTCGGTGATCGTGATCATGTCGCCGAACGGCCGGAACTCTTCGTGACCCGACGGAACTGTCGGGCCCGTGATCTCGACCCACCCTCGCGGGATCTCGCGGGCCATGCCGATCGAGATAACGAGGACGCCGTCGTTGCGATCGTTGCCCAGTTGCTCGAAGCGGTCGCGTGCCTCCTGGAGTGTCTCGATCGACGTCGGTCCGGCGATCGTCGGGACGTCGTCGTGCTCGAGGGCGTTTCGCCAGAGCTCGTGGTTGTCTTCAAAGACGCTCACGCTTTCTCACCTCGCACTGCGCCGCGGACTGTTCGCGAATCGGCCTTCGAACAATCGAAACAGAGCGTGTTGTGCGGGTGGTCGTGACCTCGATCGACGGCGTAGAGTTCGCGATCGACGTCCTCGGGATCGAACGTCCGTCCGCAGTACGTGACGCCGAGGAGGCTCTCGACGCAGTAGCCGTTATGGCCGTTGTCGAGGTTGACCACGTAGCCGGTCGTCACGAGCTGTCACCCCCTTCGCTTCGCGTAGAGTTCTCAGACTGTGAGACGGCGCGATCAGTAGCCGTGTTTAGTGAGCGGATCGTCTCCGGCCGCATCACCTCGTTGCAGACGTAGCACTCTGGATAGGGAACACGGTCGCCGTAGTGCGGTCCGTCTCGTATCTTGCCCCACTGGTCGGAGTTCGCGTCCTGATGGTCGGCACAGTCGGCACAGACCGTGACAGCGTCGTCATCCGGTCCGATGGTGTAGCCGATGATTGGGGGAAGTTCTTCATCAGAACCGCGCCCTTCGAACGGATTTTCGTGTTCGGTATCGCCTGAGTAGTGTGCGTTTTCGTCACTCATCGTCTTCACCCTGGAGTCGGAGCTTCTGGACGCGGTCGTTCGCCAGTCCGATCACTTCCTCTCGCGGATCGTCGACTCTCGAGAGGTTCGATTCGATCTTCTCGCGGAGTTTCCACCGGTCGTTGATCCCGATCCATGTGCGGCCCTCGTCGTCCTTGGTCTGGAACAGATCGCCGTTACGGCGAGCGGCGGTGAACGCTCGATGGATCTCCTCGAGGCCGAAGCCGGCTCGGTTGAGTGTGCCGACCACCGACGGTTTGCTCGCGAGCGGTGGCTGCTTGTTCCCCGAGTTGTGATCGACGGCGCTGATGGCTCGCTCGTAGACCTCCTTCGAGCGCTTGCGTCGTTCTGCTTCCGTCTGGCTGGTAGATGATCGGGCCATTATTCGACCACCCGAATCCAGCCGGTTTCTCTCTCGTAGACCTCGCCCTGCTGTTTGAGTTTGTCAATCTCGTGCTCGGCCTTCCGCTTGTCAATCCCGAGATCGTCGATCGCCGTCTCGATGACGTTCTCCTTATCCGCCTGCCGCCGGTCGGACTCGTTCTGCATCTCCTTGATCAGGTCTTTGAGGTTCTTGATGCGATCGCGCTGGCTCTGCGATGTCCCAGCCTCGACGATATCCGCGTCGAACTCGCCGGTTTCTTCATCGATTCCGAGGTCTTGGAGGCAAGAGCCGATCAGCCGTTTTGCACGCATCACGTCCTGCATCTCGACAGTTTTCGACAGTCGTGCTCGAGCGCTCGCTTCGGAAAGGCGAATGAAACCCTCTAACTTCCGAGCAGTTACTGGCACCGCCGCATCGTCAGAAGTGCCATTCGCAAGCCGGAGACCAACGTACGAATCTTCAATTTTCTGGGCGACCTCGTCGTCCTCTACCGTTGGAGTGACGTTCCGTTTCGTGTAGGCGATATACGCACGAACTAATTCGACTGGCTCAAACCCATGTTCCTCTGCAATCTCAGCCAGTGCCGCCGTTGCGGCGTCGTCCGAGTTAGAATCGTCACGTTTCGCTGCCTCTTTCGACCAGATTTTCGTCCTTGCGATATCCCGGTCACGTTCCTCATCGGGTTGATCGGTCAGTGTGAACGTGAGGTCGAACCGTGAGAGCATCGTCGGACCTATCTCAATCTGTTCTGAGAAGGGTTCGTACTGGTCGAAGCGGCCGTACTTCGGATTCCCACCGCCGATGACCGTCGTTCGAGTTGGGAGTGTCGTGTTAATCCCCGCTTTGTTGACGCTGACCTTCTGCGATTCCATCGCGTCGTGCATCGCCTCTTCGACGCCCTCGCCGAGTTTGTCGATCTCGTCGATCGTCGCGAGGCCTTGGTCACCGACAACAAGCGCGCCGGCGTCGAGCGCCCACTTCCCGTCGCCAAATTCATCGCGAACAGCAGCGGCCGTCATGCCGGCCTTCGACGCCCCCTGACCGCTGGCCCTGACCGACCGGGGCGCGATCTCCGAGACGGCCTCGAGGAGCGTCGTCTTCCCGGTTCCCGGATCACCAATCATGAGGATGTGGATGTCGCCCCGAGTAGCGGTCCCGTCGTCGTGTTCGACACGTACACCCGAGAACAGCGCGAGCGTCAGCGCTTCTTTCTCATCGTCAAGGCCATGGAGTGTCGGTGCGATCGAGTTGATGAACAAGTCAATTGGATCGCCGAACTCACCAGCACCGATCCGCTTGATGAGGTCCTCCAGCTCGGGCGTGATCTCGATCTCCTTGAAGTCCGTCTGTTCGACCTCGGCGGCCTGGCCTTCAACGACCATCTCGTACGTCTCCTGGTCGGAGTTCTTTGACGGTCGCTCGAGGACGAACTGGCCGACGAGCGTGACGCGATCGCCACCCTCGACGCAGTCCACGAGGTCGTCGCGAACGCGGGCGTCGAGATGTTCACCATCGCCACCGTCAGTCTGTTCCGGCGGTTGTTTGATCCGGATCTTCTGGTAGTCCTCTTTCTCGGACTGTTCGCTGTTCTCTCGGAACGGCCCTTGTCGTTCACAGTCCTTGCACTCGTGTGGTTCTTCGAAGCCATGGCCGCTCTGTGGAACGCGATTGAGCGCCCCGCACAGCTGACACTCGTAGGCGATCTCTGTCGGGATCGGAGCGACCTTCGTCTTCTTCGCGACCTGGCCCTGGAGGGCGATCAGGTTGCCGTCCTTCCGGGACGGGGAGAAGCCCCCAATATCGTAGGTCTCCACATCGGGGAGATTCGTGAACCGGACGTGCGCGTTCCCGAGTGAGATGTCGACCGGGAGATCGTACTGTCGGAGCGCCTCCTCGAAGAGCCGTTGCATCTGCTCCGGTTGGGCCAGGACGTCGTCGGCGATCGCGTCGATCTTCCGCTCGCGATCGTTGTACTGAAAAACGTCGTTCCAGTCAACGTACAGCGAGCGTTGCTCCTGCGGGTACTTCTGGGCGAGTTGCTTGATCTCGTCGTCGTAGTACCGGCGGAAGAACTTCCCGATCGAGTCCACCAGCTCGGCGGTGCCGATAGCGCTCATCGGGAGCCCTCCGACGGGAGTGTTCGGACGTGGTTGGTCGGAACCGGTGTGGAAATTTCACAACACCGTGATCCGGCTGTGACAGCCTCGAGAGCAGAGCGAGGCGAGCGATCGGCGAACGTACTCTGCAGTAGTCGTATCATGCTTACAGTGGGGTTCGTGGTTGTGTTATCGTGGAGTTCGTGTGTGGTTGTACCCAGTCCAACTGAGGTTTCAGTGAACCCCTTCAGGGAGGGGGGCGGTCGCGTTTCCGGTGTTGTGAAATTTCCACACCGGCCGATTCGTGTGAGTTCACTCCTGCGGCGCACCCCGTTCGACGTAGGATGGCGTCCTGATCTCGAAGCCGGCGACCGTCGACGGCATCTCGCCCATCTCGAGATCGGCGATGAGGCGTGACTTCTTCTCCGAGGAGCGGTCCTCCTTCTTGTACCGGAGAACGTCGCCCTCAACGAGCTCGTCTGCTCGTTTGAACGTGTAGTACAGCGTATCCCGGCGGACGTCGACGCCGTCGCGGTTGAGTTGTTTCAGCGCCTCTCGAATCGTCATCGAAGCCGTCGGGTTTCGCCCGGCCTGCTCGTTCGTGACGGCCTCGTTGTTCAGCTTCTTGATCAACAAGACAGCCCGCTCGGTCGGCTTGTCGGCAGCGTTTCGATGGACCTTTTGCATGAGGCGATCGGCATCCTGGAGCGACTCGACGGTTTGCTCGAGGTCGCGGATCCGCTCGTCCTTCTCATAGAGTTCTTCCTCGAGCTCGTCGACGCGATCCTCTGCTCGATCCGCTAGGAAGACAGCGTCCTCGACCCGGGCCTCGAGGTCTTTCACCCTCTCCTCGAGGTCCTCAGACATGGCGGATCACCGGGTAGCCATCCGTACAGCTCCAACAGACGATCCGTTCACCGTGCTTCGGATGGTCGATGACGACGTCGGCGTCATCAGTACAGCCGAGCGCCCCGCAGAACGGGCCGAATCCGTCGTCGGCCTGGGCGCTCATGCACCGATCCCTCCAAAACCTGATACTGTCTGTGCACGGTGCACCAAGAAAAGTGCACCACCGAAACGGCTGAATTTGGCCGTATAGGGAGCTATCGGTGGCAGAACAGTATATTTATCTCGAGATGCGGGACCCATATTATGCGGAGTGTAGTGCCGTAATTCGATATTAGCTGCAAAGACAGGTCCACAGATACAGATATGAAAATCTGATATGTGGTACTATGGTTTGAGATATATTGTCGAACAATCGGTCGGGGGTCGGTCTCCTCGTGTCACTCCCGTCAGCCATCACTCACTCGGTGACCAGTGGATGCGATTTCGTCCGCTCTCACGTAGGACTCGAGCGGACGCTGATTCGAGTGTGGGAGTTCGAACTGCTCGAGCGGGCCGCGATTTCCGCGCAGCTGTCGCGGCCGTCGCCGCAGCCGACTGGCTACCGACGAGCCGTGATCGTCGGTCCGGTCGGGCCGGGATCGGCTCGAGTTCCCGTTCCGCCGCGCGGTCGAGCGCCGGAGTTCGATCGGGGATTCGTCAAACGGTCTCGCTTGGAGCGGAGCTCTATGGCTCGAGTCGACCCGCTTCTCCCCGCCGGACAAAACGCGTTCTGTCGGTGTGGAACAGCGCGATATCGGACCCCGAAATCGACTCTCGACGTCGATTCGACCGCGATCCGGTTGTAGCCGCGTGTCTCCCCGGTCGCCTCGACGCGTCGCCGTGCTACCGTTCTCGTGACTCTGTGATTCTTCCGCTGTCGCGGAAACTTCGCCGCTCGTCGATCAGTAATCGGCATTCAGTCGACTACAGCGGACGTCGAGCCCCTTTCCCACCGACGGCACACTGCTGTGGCGTCGTGACTCTCCGGGTGGCGCTTCGTTCGGTTTGTTGGTAGCATCGGCATGCATTGCCTGTCCCGTTCTCGAATATCGCAGGGAGTCCGCGATTCGACTTCGATGCTGGCTGCGAGGAACTCGGCAGCAGGCCACTGGTCTCGGCTGCTCCATCTTCGGTCTCTGTCGCAGCGATCATCTGTCGGGGGCGGTCTCGAGTCGAGCAGGAGAGTTCGTTTACCCTTCTGGCGGAGACCCTCTCCGGCTTGTACTCGTTTCCGGCAGTATCCATCGCTTCAGTTCGAAGTCTCTCAGAACGTCACTGAGCGGGTTTCAGTGGTGGGAAATTCGTACACGATATGCGATATTGTCCCTTCTCCACCGACTTCGGTACGACTGGCTGTCCGTTTCGAACGGTCTGCGTCGATGGGACGGCTTCACAAATGTCGTTCTCTAGGCGAAATTTACTGTCCGCACCCAGACTGATAAAGTATATAGTGCTATACTCATTCGGAGGGGTAATACTGGGGAGAAGCGACCGTTTCACGGCTGCCTCGAAACTGCACAAACTCCCTGAGGGGACGATACGTGAGTAGTCAGTTCAGAATTCCGTATTATATAGATGAAAAGAAGGGGGAGGGGTTCACGAAGAGATCGACCGACGGCCACGTCTTCTAACACTCGCGAACGGGTCGAGATTTCCCCGACCCCGGATCGAGGCGATCGAATAGACGGCTAGGAGGGCCGGTTCCGAAGTTTCTAACGTGAAAAGTGAACGGAACACAACTCAGTGTAGCACCCATTCGATATTTGTCCGAGGGTTACCTTCTGCAGATGGACACGCCGCCGTCGTCGAGAGTACGGAAGACCGCATTTGCCCGTCCTCGAGGATCCCAATTCGTGTGACTGATGCGTTACAATCGAAGAAGCGACGGGGTACTCGCA containing:
- a CDS encoding minichromosome maintenance protein MCM; this encodes MSAIGTAELVDSIGKFFRRYYDDEIKQLAQKYPQEQRSLYVDWNDVFQYNDRERKIDAIADDVLAQPEQMQRLFEEALRQYDLPVDISLGNAHVRFTNLPDVETYDIGGFSPSRKDGNLIALQGQVAKKTKVAPIPTEIAYECQLCGALNRVPQSGHGFEEPHECKDCERQGPFRENSEQSEKEDYQKIRIKQPPEQTDGGDGEHLDARVRDDLVDCVEGGDRVTLVGQFVLERPSKNSDQETYEMVVEGQAAEVEQTDFKEIEITPELEDLIKRIGAGEFGDPIDLFINSIAPTLHGLDDEKEALTLALFSGVRVEHDDGTATRGDIHILMIGDPGTGKTTLLEAVSEIAPRSVRASGQGASKAGMTAAAVRDEFGDGKWALDAGALVVGDQGLATIDEIDKLGEGVEEAMHDAMESQKVSVNKAGINTTLPTRTTVIGGGNPKYGRFDQYEPFSEQIEIGPTMLSRFDLTFTLTDQPDEERDRDIARTKIWSKEAAKRDDSNSDDAATAALAEIAEEHGFEPVELVRAYIAYTKRNVTPTVEDDEVAQKIEDSYVGLRLANGTSDDAAVPVTARKLEGFIRLSEASARARLSKTVEMQDVMRAKRLIGSCLQDLGIDEETGEFDADIVEAGTSQSQRDRIKNLKDLIKEMQNESDRRQADKENVIETAIDDLGIDKRKAEHEIDKLKQQGEVYERETGWIRVVE